The sequence CTCGCTCTTGGGCCACGACCGGCTCGAATTTGCCGAACGCGACAATCTCCTTCACCTGCTCAAGTATTTTTTTGTCCCTCCCATGCGTGATGAAGACCCGATTTCCCTTCACTGGACCGAGGTTCGGTTTGTGCATGACATCTGGAACGCTGCCCTCGGCCTTTTCGTCCGATGCCGAAGCGGCATCTGCCTCAACAGGCGTCTGGCCTTCAGCACTATCGAATTGCCGAACATCACCATTTGCCAAGCTAACAGCATTTTGGCGGTCAAACTCGAACCTCGTGGGCTGCCCCTTTCTCCCGATGACCAAGTTTCCAAGGTCTGCGCCTTCGGCAACTTGAAAGAAGCAAACCGCTTGATCGTTCAGTATCTTGTCGTTTTCGGAGGCATCTTGCTTGAAGTGTTCGTGCCACTGGGCGGCGACTTCGACGGCCGACAAGGTCAACTCATCGCGATGGACGGCCCTCTCCACGACCGCACGATAAGCGGGGATCGTAGCAACGACCCCTCCCAACACCTCCGCTCGGCGAGCACCACCGTCCTTTGCAACTAATCGCCCAGCCTCGGTGACACGCATTTTCCCCGAACTGTCATCAATGAGTCCCCAAGCCTTGAGAGCGTTCAGCTTCCTCCCATCCAGCACCTTACTGTTGAGAACGGCTTTCGCTTCGGAAACCGTCGCGCCGGTAGGCTTTGTGACGAGGTAGCCGCAAAGCGAATCTATGTCGGCGAGTGTGGTTCGGATGGGAAGGGTCATTCTGTGCCTCGCGCCGTTATCAATGCCTCTTATCTATAAGCGCGCGGCTAAGGCTACAAGAGCGCTCATGGCCCGAACAGTGGAAAAGTCTATCGCCTTGGGATCGCGGCAGGTTTGCAGAGCATAGCTCTGCCGAACTCGACGAATAAACGGATTGCATGTTGAATGCTGCGATATGCCCCCACTATCATCTTTTTCGCCGACGCTCGTCGTCCATTCTCCT comes from Alteripontixanthobacter sp. and encodes:
- a CDS encoding TIR domain-containing protein, giving the protein MTLPIRTTLADIDSLCGYLVTKPTGATVSEAKAVLNSKVLDGRKLNALKAWGLIDDSSGKMRVTEAGRLVAKDGGARRAEVLGGVVATIPAYRAVVERAVHRDELTLSAVEVAAQWHEHFKQDASENDKILNDQAVCFFQVAEGADLGNLVIGRKGQPTRFEFDRQNAVSLANGDVRQFDSAEGQTPVEADAASASDEKAEGSVPDVMHKPNLGPVKGNRVFITHGRDKKILEQVKEIVAFGKFEPVVAQERETAAKPVPDKVMDEMRSCQAAVIHVAVDTKLLNHEGIEVPQINSNVLIEIGAGMALYGRNFILLVEEGVQLPSNLQGLYECRYSGEGLDMQATMKLLKAFNAFK